A region from the Lycium barbarum isolate Lr01 chromosome 8, ASM1917538v2, whole genome shotgun sequence genome encodes:
- the LOC132606763 gene encoding uncharacterized protein LOC132606763 isoform X1, which yields MPCLNISTNVNLEGVDTSSVLSEATSIVAKIIGKPEAYVMIVLKGSVPMSFGGTEQPAAYAELVSIGGLNADVNKKLSAAIAETLETKLSVPKSRFFLKFYDAKANQSQEYAQCLHALHQY from the exons ATGCCGTGCCTTAACATTTCCACTAACGTCAACTTGGAAGGTGTTGATACTTCATCTGTACTTTCTGAAGCTACTTCTATTGTTGCCAAAATCATTGGCAAACCTGAAGCT TATGTCATGATTGTGTTGAAGGGATCTGTTCCCATGTCTTTTGGGGGTACAGAACAACCCGCTGCCTATGCTGAGTTGGTCTCAATTGGGGGCTTAAACGCTGATGTTAACAAGAAACTCAGTGCTGCAATTGCTGAAACACTTGAGACCAAATTGTCTGTCCCCAAATCTCGGTTTTTCCTGAAATTCTATGATGCTAAG GCCAATCAAAGTCAAGAATATGCACAGTGTCTGCATGCTTTACACCAGTACTAG
- the LOC132606763 gene encoding uncharacterized protein LOC132606763 isoform X2, which produces MPCLNISTNVNLEGVDTSSVLSEATSIVAKIIGKPEAYVMIVLKGSVPMSFGGTEQPAAYAELVSIGGLNADVNKKLSAAIAETLETKLSVPKSRFFLKFYDAKGSFFGWNGDTF; this is translated from the exons ATGCCGTGCCTTAACATTTCCACTAACGTCAACTTGGAAGGTGTTGATACTTCATCTGTACTTTCTGAAGCTACTTCTATTGTTGCCAAAATCATTGGCAAACCTGAAGCT TATGTCATGATTGTGTTGAAGGGATCTGTTCCCATGTCTTTTGGGGGTACAGAACAACCCGCTGCCTATGCTGAGTTGGTCTCAATTGGGGGCTTAAACGCTGATGTTAACAAGAAACTCAGTGCTGCAATTGCTGAAACACTTGAGACCAAATTGTCTGTCCCCAAATCTCGGTTTTTCCTGAAATTCTATGATGCTAAG GGCTCCTTCTTTGGCTGGAATGGAGATACCTTCTGA
- the LOC132606765 gene encoding PRA1 family protein B4-like, producing the protein MAATAQSPVALLPVSNPQTITTTTTDTQQTVTNVGPTPALRSFINRMSDTIQSGLSNRRPWSELIDRSAFSKPESISDATLRIRKNYTYFRTNYLSLLAFVLAFSLITNPFSLFLLSALLAGWLFLYLFRPSDPPLVLFGRQFSERETLGGLIVSTVVVIFLTSVGSVLVSALMVGVGIVCTHAAFRAPEDLFLDEQESPATGFLSFLAAPNAATGAARV; encoded by the coding sequence ATGGCAGCCACCGCTCAATCACCAGTAGCACTTCTCCCCGTTTCCAACCCCCAAACCATCACCACCACAACCACCGACACCCAACAAACAGTCACAAATGTAGGCCCCACACCTGCTCTCCGTTCATTCATCAACCGCATGTCCGACACAATCCAATCTGGTCTCTCCAATCGTCGTCCTTGGTCCGAACTAATCGACCGTTCCGCTTTCTCGAAACCCGAATCAATCTCCGATGCTACTCTCCGTATCCGCAAAAACTACACATACTTCCGTACTAATTACCTTTCTCTCCTTGCCTTTGTCCTTGCCTTTTCCCTAATCACAAACCCCTTTTCCCTTTTCCTTCTCAGCGCCCTTCTCGCCGGTTGGCTTTTCCTTTACCTTTTTCGGCCATCAGATCCACCGCTTGTTCTATTCGGGAGACAGTTTTCTGAAAGGGAAACGCTTGGGGGTCTTATTGTTTCGACTGTTGTTGTGATTTTCTTGACGAGTGTTGGATCTGTTCTTGTGTCAGCTTTGATGGTTGGTGTTGGGATTGTTTGTACACATGCTGCTTTTAGAGCTCCTGAAGATCTTTTCCTTGATGAACAGGAGTCTCCTGCAACTGGGTTTCTTTCCTTTTTGGCTGCCCCTAACGCCGCCACCGGAGCCGCTAGGGTTTGA
- the LOC132606766 gene encoding dehydration-responsive element-binding protein 2B-like isoform X2 has protein sequence MSSQIPQRKQKRRRNGSDKIEDILLRWKFFNQELNSSNTQDEQVKKKRKFPVNRSKKGCMRGKGGPENSGCKYRGVRQRTWGKWVAEIREPVYSNGQFKSNGKRLWLGTFSTAGEAAIAYDEAASVMYGSYAMLNFPDYRVHNDSLTSSLESSEQSFVEHEDSGVDDAMNIEIESALETLDDGVVVNTDLSYANMSEIHQECSKVNQGSPACWLTDEESEVIPEENSERELSSSRFFSKSQNSCVKGETHNKDLERINFNEVSNSLHDETTDAIKPTFMFSKDVLRPDEICNTEDQVLSQENILQEQPLDFRSSENLSEDVRSQLKYMEILLLEDNYSMIPDMFYLTENHDNPYSFQKFLEESFDFKTMVIHQESAELNYVKNEEQFDCTYNQQIDLQNSETYSEIQSDGINSNQADWKERNLDAFELDDFGAGKVQLLQPSSSSVNWPPEDNVGDLSMFNSDFNISSFLDDIHS, from the exons ATGTCTTCTCAAATTCCCCAAAG GAAACAGAAAAGAAGGCGTAATGGATCTGATAAGATCGAAGATATTTTGTTAAGGTGGAAATTTTTTAACCAGGAACTTAATTCTAGTAATACTCAAGATGAACaagtgaagaagaagagaaaattcCCTGTTAATAGATCAAAAAAGGGTTGTATGCGAGGTAAAGGCGGTCCTGAGAATTCGGGTTGTAAATACAGAGGTGTTAGACAGAGGACTTGGGGAAAGTGGGTGGCTGAAATTCGTGAGCCTGTATATAGTAACGGTCAGTTTAAGAGCAATGGCAAGCGCCTTTGGCTTGGTACTTTCTCAACAGCTGGTGAAGCCGCTATTGCTTATGACGAAGCTGCTAGCGTTATGTATGGATCCTATGCCATGCTCAACTTCCCGGATTATCGCGTACATAATGACTCGTTGACATCTTCACTGGAATCGAGTGAACAATCGTTTGTTGAACATGAGGATTCAGGTGTTGATGATGCAATGAACATAGAAATTGAGTCAGCTTTAGAAACGTTAGACGATGGTGTGGTTGTAAATACAGATTTAAGTTATGCTAATATGTCAGAGATTCATCAGGAGTGCTCCAAGGTGAATCAAGGTTCACCTGCTTGTTGGTTGACAGATGAGGAATCAGAAGTTATCCCGGAGGAGAATTCTGAGAGAGAATTAAGCAGTTCGAGATTTTTTTCTAAATCTCAAAATTCTTGTGTTAAAGGTGAGACACATAATAAAGATTTGGAACGTATAAACTTCAACGAAGTCTCAAACAGTTTGCACGACGAGACAACAGATGCGATCAAGCCAACCTTCATGTTTAGCAAGGATGTCTTGCGACCTGATGAAATTTGTAATACCGAAGACCAAGTTTTGTCACAAGAGAATATATTGCAAGAACAGCCGTTGGATTTCAGGTCTTCTGAAAACTTGAGTGAAGATGTTCGTAGTCAACTCAAATACATGGAGATTTTGCTATTAGAAGACAATTATTCAATGATACCTGATATGTTTTATTTGACAGAGAACCATGATAATCCTTACAGttttcagaagtttttagaggaATCATTTGATTTCAAGACAATGGTGATCCATCAAGAGTCTGCTGAGCTAAACTATGTGAAGAATGAGGAGCAATTTGATTGTACATACAACCAGCAAATTGACCTCCAGAACTCAGAGACTTATTCCGAGATTCAATCAGATGGAATTAATAGTAACCAGGCTGATTGGAAGGAGCGGAACTTGGATGCCTTCGAATTAGATGACTTTGGAGCAGGCAAAGTGCAATTGTTGCAGCCATCAAGTTCTTCAGTTAATTGGCCACCGGAGGATAATGTCGGAGATTTGTCTATGTTCAACTCTGATTTTAATATATCATCCTTTCTTGATGATATTCATAGTTAG
- the LOC132606766 gene encoding uncharacterized protein LOC132606766 isoform X1, with translation MLSLTIFRFKNWFLSPICLGSPSLHKTQYYNSHNIRKQKRRRNGSDKIEDILLRWKFFNQELNSSNTQDEQVKKKRKFPVNRSKKGCMRGKGGPENSGCKYRGVRQRTWGKWVAEIREPVYSNGQFKSNGKRLWLGTFSTAGEAAIAYDEAASVMYGSYAMLNFPDYRVHNDSLTSSLESSEQSFVEHEDSGVDDAMNIEIESALETLDDGVVVNTDLSYANMSEIHQECSKVNQGSPACWLTDEESEVIPEENSERELSSSRFFSKSQNSCVKGETHNKDLERINFNEVSNSLHDETTDAIKPTFMFSKDVLRPDEICNTEDQVLSQENILQEQPLDFRSSENLSEDVRSQLKYMEILLLEDNYSMIPDMFYLTENHDNPYSFQKFLEESFDFKTMVIHQESAELNYVKNEEQFDCTYNQQIDLQNSETYSEIQSDGINSNQADWKERNLDAFELDDFGAGKVQLLQPSSSSVNWPPEDNVGDLSMFNSDFNISSFLDDIHS, from the exons atgctttctctaacTATTTTCCGATTTAAGAATTGGTTTCTTAGTCCAATTTGCCTTGGATCTCCATCTTTGCATAAAACACAATACTATAACAGTCACAACATAAG GAAACAGAAAAGAAGGCGTAATGGATCTGATAAGATCGAAGATATTTTGTTAAGGTGGAAATTTTTTAACCAGGAACTTAATTCTAGTAATACTCAAGATGAACaagtgaagaagaagagaaaattcCCTGTTAATAGATCAAAAAAGGGTTGTATGCGAGGTAAAGGCGGTCCTGAGAATTCGGGTTGTAAATACAGAGGTGTTAGACAGAGGACTTGGGGAAAGTGGGTGGCTGAAATTCGTGAGCCTGTATATAGTAACGGTCAGTTTAAGAGCAATGGCAAGCGCCTTTGGCTTGGTACTTTCTCAACAGCTGGTGAAGCCGCTATTGCTTATGACGAAGCTGCTAGCGTTATGTATGGATCCTATGCCATGCTCAACTTCCCGGATTATCGCGTACATAATGACTCGTTGACATCTTCACTGGAATCGAGTGAACAATCGTTTGTTGAACATGAGGATTCAGGTGTTGATGATGCAATGAACATAGAAATTGAGTCAGCTTTAGAAACGTTAGACGATGGTGTGGTTGTAAATACAGATTTAAGTTATGCTAATATGTCAGAGATTCATCAGGAGTGCTCCAAGGTGAATCAAGGTTCACCTGCTTGTTGGTTGACAGATGAGGAATCAGAAGTTATCCCGGAGGAGAATTCTGAGAGAGAATTAAGCAGTTCGAGATTTTTTTCTAAATCTCAAAATTCTTGTGTTAAAGGTGAGACACATAATAAAGATTTGGAACGTATAAACTTCAACGAAGTCTCAAACAGTTTGCACGACGAGACAACAGATGCGATCAAGCCAACCTTCATGTTTAGCAAGGATGTCTTGCGACCTGATGAAATTTGTAATACCGAAGACCAAGTTTTGTCACAAGAGAATATATTGCAAGAACAGCCGTTGGATTTCAGGTCTTCTGAAAACTTGAGTGAAGATGTTCGTAGTCAACTCAAATACATGGAGATTTTGCTATTAGAAGACAATTATTCAATGATACCTGATATGTTTTATTTGACAGAGAACCATGATAATCCTTACAGttttcagaagtttttagaggaATCATTTGATTTCAAGACAATGGTGATCCATCAAGAGTCTGCTGAGCTAAACTATGTGAAGAATGAGGAGCAATTTGATTGTACATACAACCAGCAAATTGACCTCCAGAACTCAGAGACTTATTCCGAGATTCAATCAGATGGAATTAATAGTAACCAGGCTGATTGGAAGGAGCGGAACTTGGATGCCTTCGAATTAGATGACTTTGGAGCAGGCAAAGTGCAATTGTTGCAGCCATCAAGTTCTTCAGTTAATTGGCCACCGGAGGATAATGTCGGAGATTTGTCTATGTTCAACTCTGATTTTAATATATCATCCTTTCTTGATGATATTCATAGTTAG
- the LOC132606766 gene encoding uncharacterized protein LOC132606766 isoform X3 — MRGKGGPENSGCKYRGVRQRTWGKWVAEIREPVYSNGQFKSNGKRLWLGTFSTAGEAAIAYDEAASVMYGSYAMLNFPDYRVHNDSLTSSLESSEQSFVEHEDSGVDDAMNIEIESALETLDDGVVVNTDLSYANMSEIHQECSKVNQGSPACWLTDEESEVIPEENSERELSSSRFFSKSQNSCVKGETHNKDLERINFNEVSNSLHDETTDAIKPTFMFSKDVLRPDEICNTEDQVLSQENILQEQPLDFRSSENLSEDVRSQLKYMEILLLEDNYSMIPDMFYLTENHDNPYSFQKFLEESFDFKTMVIHQESAELNYVKNEEQFDCTYNQQIDLQNSETYSEIQSDGINSNQADWKERNLDAFELDDFGAGKVQLLQPSSSSVNWPPEDNVGDLSMFNSDFNISSFLDDIHS, encoded by the coding sequence ATGCGAGGTAAAGGCGGTCCTGAGAATTCGGGTTGTAAATACAGAGGTGTTAGACAGAGGACTTGGGGAAAGTGGGTGGCTGAAATTCGTGAGCCTGTATATAGTAACGGTCAGTTTAAGAGCAATGGCAAGCGCCTTTGGCTTGGTACTTTCTCAACAGCTGGTGAAGCCGCTATTGCTTATGACGAAGCTGCTAGCGTTATGTATGGATCCTATGCCATGCTCAACTTCCCGGATTATCGCGTACATAATGACTCGTTGACATCTTCACTGGAATCGAGTGAACAATCGTTTGTTGAACATGAGGATTCAGGTGTTGATGATGCAATGAACATAGAAATTGAGTCAGCTTTAGAAACGTTAGACGATGGTGTGGTTGTAAATACAGATTTAAGTTATGCTAATATGTCAGAGATTCATCAGGAGTGCTCCAAGGTGAATCAAGGTTCACCTGCTTGTTGGTTGACAGATGAGGAATCAGAAGTTATCCCGGAGGAGAATTCTGAGAGAGAATTAAGCAGTTCGAGATTTTTTTCTAAATCTCAAAATTCTTGTGTTAAAGGTGAGACACATAATAAAGATTTGGAACGTATAAACTTCAACGAAGTCTCAAACAGTTTGCACGACGAGACAACAGATGCGATCAAGCCAACCTTCATGTTTAGCAAGGATGTCTTGCGACCTGATGAAATTTGTAATACCGAAGACCAAGTTTTGTCACAAGAGAATATATTGCAAGAACAGCCGTTGGATTTCAGGTCTTCTGAAAACTTGAGTGAAGATGTTCGTAGTCAACTCAAATACATGGAGATTTTGCTATTAGAAGACAATTATTCAATGATACCTGATATGTTTTATTTGACAGAGAACCATGATAATCCTTACAGttttcagaagtttttagaggaATCATTTGATTTCAAGACAATGGTGATCCATCAAGAGTCTGCTGAGCTAAACTATGTGAAGAATGAGGAGCAATTTGATTGTACATACAACCAGCAAATTGACCTCCAGAACTCAGAGACTTATTCCGAGATTCAATCAGATGGAATTAATAGTAACCAGGCTGATTGGAAGGAGCGGAACTTGGATGCCTTCGAATTAGATGACTTTGGAGCAGGCAAAGTGCAATTGTTGCAGCCATCAAGTTCTTCAGTTAATTGGCCACCGGAGGATAATGTCGGAGATTTGTCTATGTTCAACTCTGATTTTAATATATCATCCTTTCTTGATGATATTCATAGTTAG